In the Bacillus shivajii genome, one interval contains:
- the ispF gene encoding 2-C-methyl-D-erythritol 2,4-cyclodiphosphate synthase — MIRIGQGFDVHQLTEERPLIIGGVEIPYEKGLVGHSDADVLLHTIADAVLGAIGEGDIGKHFPDTDARFKDADSAKLLQEVWAITKAKGMTLGNVDCTIMAQKPKMAPYIQQMRQRIAELLEADISQVNVKATTTEKLGFTGREEGIASMAVVLLESVKS; from the coding sequence ATGATTCGGATTGGACAAGGGTTCGATGTTCATCAGTTAACCGAGGAGAGACCTTTAATCATCGGAGGGGTAGAAATCCCTTATGAAAAGGGGTTAGTAGGGCACTCAGATGCTGATGTGTTATTACATACGATCGCAGATGCGGTATTAGGAGCTATTGGGGAAGGGGATATCGGAAAGCACTTTCCAGACACAGACGCTCGCTTTAAAGATGCCGACTCGGCAAAATTACTTCAAGAAGTATGGGCAATTACGAAAGCAAAAGGGATGACTTTAGGTAACGTGGATTGCACGATTATGGCACAAAAGCCAAAAATGGCTCCATATATTCAACAAATGAGGCAACGAATTGCTGAGTTGCTAGAGGCTGATATCAGCCAAGTGAATGTGAAAGCTACTACAACAGAAAAGTTAGGTTTTACCGGAAGGGAAGAAGGAATTGCCTCAATGGCAGTCGTTCTCCTTGAATCTGTAAAATCATAA
- the cysE gene encoding serine O-acetyltransferase produces the protein MFKTLRNDVDVVLEQDPAARSRVEVMINYAGVHAIWCHRFAHWLWKKRLYFIARFLSQVSRFITGIEIHPGAKIGQRLFIDHGMGVIIGETCEIGDDVTIYQGVTLGGTGKEKGKRHPTIEDNVLIASGAKVLGSMRIGKNSNIGAGSVVLKEVPPNSTVVGIPGRVVIQDGVKIKQDLDHINLPDPVADKFRELEQEILRLKEEVNVLKSGNGKIEKNEGGK, from the coding sequence ATGTTTAAAACGTTACGTAATGATGTTGATGTCGTGCTTGAACAAGACCCAGCTGCGCGAAGCAGGGTAGAGGTTATGATTAATTATGCAGGTGTTCATGCGATTTGGTGTCATCGTTTTGCTCATTGGTTATGGAAGAAGCGCCTTTATTTTATTGCTAGGTTTTTATCTCAAGTTAGCCGTTTTATTACTGGTATCGAAATTCACCCCGGTGCAAAAATCGGGCAACGGTTATTCATTGATCACGGGATGGGTGTCATTATTGGTGAAACTTGTGAAATCGGAGATGACGTGACGATATATCAAGGAGTTACACTAGGTGGTACTGGGAAAGAAAAAGGTAAACGTCACCCAACGATAGAAGATAACGTCCTCATTGCCTCAGGAGCGAAAGTATTAGGTTCAATGAGAATTGGGAAGAACTCGAATATCGGAGCGGGTTCGGTCGTTTTAAAAGAAGTTCCTCCGAACTCTACTGTCGTTGGAATACCAGGAAGAGTAGTAATTCAAGATGGTGTGAAAATTAAACAAGACTTAGATCACATTAATTTACCAGACCCTGTAGCTGATAAGTTCCGAGAACTGGAGCAAGAAATATTAAGGTTAAAAGAAGAGGTCAATGTTTTGAAATCTGGAAACGGAAAGATTGAGAAGAATGAAGGAGGAAAGTAA
- the disA gene encoding DNA integrity scanning diadenylate cyclase DisA, with protein sequence MDHQNSNYDSNFISNVLQLVSPGTPLREGIDNVLRAKTGGLIVLGYNNEMMNIVDGGFFINCEFSPAYLYELAKMDGAIILNENGDRILYANTQLVPNNAIDSTETGIRHRTAQRVAKQTGNLVISISQRRNVITLYQGDYRYALKDIGVILTKANQAVQTLEKYKSVLDQSITNLGALEFEELVTFQEVSQVMHRVEMVLRIKSEILNYVNELGNEGRLISMQLEELVSNIEKDAVLLVKDYMKNPKQDPIQLIKQLKRMSSEELLDDQVIVKLLGYSKTTNLAEFAICPRGYRILHKIPRIPPMVVRNLIERFEDLPHIMRATTEELDEVDGIGEARARKIKEGLTRIQEQLFIDRHI encoded by the coding sequence GTGGATCACCAAAATTCGAATTATGATTCAAACTTTATTAGTAACGTTTTACAGCTTGTCTCTCCAGGGACACCATTAAGGGAAGGGATTGATAATGTCCTTCGAGCAAAAACAGGTGGCTTAATTGTACTTGGTTACAATAATGAAATGATGAATATTGTGGATGGGGGATTTTTCATTAATTGCGAATTCTCACCAGCCTATTTGTATGAGCTAGCAAAGATGGACGGTGCCATTATTTTAAATGAAAATGGTGACCGTATTTTGTACGCCAATACACAGCTAGTTCCAAATAATGCGATTGATTCTACGGAAACAGGAATTAGACATCGTACAGCGCAACGTGTGGCAAAGCAGACTGGCAATTTAGTGATTTCAATTTCGCAGCGTCGGAATGTCATTACCTTATATCAAGGTGATTATAGGTATGCTTTAAAAGATATTGGGGTCATATTAACAAAGGCAAACCAGGCTGTACAAACGCTTGAGAAGTATAAATCTGTACTAGATCAAAGTATTACAAATTTAGGAGCATTAGAATTTGAGGAACTTGTGACATTCCAAGAAGTATCACAAGTGATGCATCGAGTAGAAATGGTTCTACGTATTAAAAGTGAAATTTTAAATTACGTAAACGAATTGGGGAACGAAGGGCGATTAATTTCAATGCAGTTGGAAGAACTCGTATCTAACATTGAAAAAGATGCGGTCTTACTCGTGAAAGACTATATGAAAAATCCAAAGCAAGACCCAATACAACTAATAAAACAGTTAAAACGAATGTCTAGTGAAGAGTTGTTAGACGATCAAGTGATCGTTAAATTATTAGGGTATTCGAAAACAACAAATTTGGCAGAGTTCGCTATCTGTCCTCGCGGTTATCGGATTCTTCATAAGATTCCACGTATCCCACCTATGGTGGTGAGAAATCTCATCGAAAGGTTTGAAGATTTACCTCATATTATGAGGGCAACGACAGAAGAGCTAGATGAGGTTGATGGTATTGGTGAAGCACGTGCGAGAAAGATTAAAGAAGGGTTAACGAGAATTCAAGAACAGCTATTTATCGACCGCCACATTTGA
- the clpC gene encoding ATP-dependent protease ATP-binding subunit ClpC, which yields MMFGRFTERAQKVLALAQEEAVRLGHNNIGTEHILLGLVREGEGIAAKALSALGLSSDKIQTEVENLIGRGEEKTKQVHYTPRAKKVIELSMDEARKLGHSYVGTEHVLLGLIREGEGVAARVLNNLGVSLNKARQQVLQLLGSSESSNSQQQSANGGGSNVNTPTLDSLARDLTAIAKEDQIDPVIGRSKEIERVIQVLSRRTKNNPVLIGEPGVGKTAIAEGLAQQIINNEVPETLRNKRVMTLDMGTVVAGTKYRGEFEDRLKKVMEEIRQAANVILFIDELHTLIGAGGAEGAIDASNILKPSLARGELQCIGATTLDEYRKYIEKDAALERRFQPIQVDEPTLEESTQILKGLRDRYEAHHRVTITDDAIEAAVKLSDRYISDRFLPDKAIDLIDEAASKVRLRSYTAPPNLKEMEQKLEETRKEKDAAVQSQEFEKAASLRDSEQRIREELDDLKKQWKEKQGQENSEVVTDDIAMVVSSWTGIPVSKLAEEETDRLLRMEEILHNRVIGQNEAVEAVSKAIRRARAGLKDPKRPIGSFIFLGPTGVGKTELARAVAESLFGDEDAIIRIDMSEYMEKHTTSRLVGSPPGYVGHDEGGQLTEKVRRKPYSVILLDEVEKAHPEVFNILLQVLEDGFLTDSKGRRVDFRNTAIIMTSNVGASTLRQAKSLGFTAQRDGEDYKDMKGKVMGELKKSFRPEFLNRIDEIIVFHSLEKDHIKEIITLMSDQLKKRLTEQGIDFELTQAAKDKIADEGFDPEYGARPLRRALQKQVEDRLSEELLRGTISKGQKVIIDVKDEEFVVTSEAMTS from the coding sequence ATGATGTTTGGACGTTTTACAGAAAGAGCACAAAAAGTCTTAGCTTTAGCACAAGAAGAAGCCGTACGATTAGGTCATAACAATATTGGTACTGAGCACATTCTTCTTGGCTTAGTTCGCGAAGGAGAAGGAATTGCTGCAAAGGCACTGAGTGCCCTTGGATTAAGCTCTGATAAAATTCAAACTGAAGTTGAAAATTTAATTGGACGTGGGGAAGAGAAAACAAAGCAAGTGCACTATACGCCACGCGCGAAAAAAGTCATTGAACTTTCTATGGATGAGGCTAGAAAACTAGGACACTCCTATGTTGGAACTGAACATGTGCTTCTTGGTTTAATCCGTGAAGGAGAAGGGGTTGCAGCACGAGTCTTAAATAACTTAGGAGTCAGCTTAAATAAAGCTAGGCAGCAAGTATTACAGCTGTTAGGAAGCAGCGAATCTTCAAATAGTCAGCAGCAGTCGGCTAATGGAGGTGGAAGTAATGTGAATACACCGACATTAGATAGTTTAGCGCGAGACCTAACAGCGATTGCAAAAGAAGACCAAATCGATCCTGTTATTGGTCGTTCAAAAGAAATTGAACGTGTCATTCAAGTGTTAAGCCGTCGTACTAAAAACAACCCAGTTCTAATTGGAGAACCCGGCGTTGGTAAAACCGCCATTGCAGAAGGACTTGCGCAACAAATTATAAACAATGAGGTTCCTGAAACATTACGAAATAAACGTGTAATGACATTAGATATGGGAACAGTTGTTGCAGGAACGAAATACCGTGGTGAGTTTGAGGATCGCTTGAAAAAAGTGATGGAAGAAATTCGTCAAGCAGCTAATGTCATTTTATTCATCGATGAGCTTCACACATTAATTGGTGCAGGGGGTGCTGAAGGTGCAATTGATGCGTCGAATATTTTAAAACCATCCCTTGCACGCGGAGAGTTGCAATGTATTGGTGCAACCACTTTAGATGAATATCGTAAATATATTGAAAAGGATGCAGCATTAGAACGAAGATTCCAGCCAATTCAAGTTGATGAACCAACACTAGAAGAGTCAACACAAATATTAAAAGGACTGCGTGATCGTTATGAAGCGCACCATCGTGTAACAATTACTGATGATGCTATTGAGGCGGCTGTAAAACTATCAGATCGTTACATTTCTGATCGATTTTTACCGGATAAAGCGATTGACTTAATTGATGAAGCAGCATCAAAAGTTCGTCTAAGGTCTTACACAGCACCGCCGAACTTAAAAGAGATGGAGCAAAAACTTGAAGAAACACGCAAAGAGAAGGATGCAGCTGTACAAAGTCAAGAATTTGAAAAAGCAGCATCGTTAAGAGATAGCGAGCAACGAATTCGCGAAGAATTAGATGACTTGAAAAAGCAATGGAAAGAAAAACAAGGTCAAGAGAATTCCGAAGTTGTCACGGATGATATTGCGATGGTTGTTTCAAGCTGGACGGGAATACCAGTAAGTAAACTTGCTGAAGAAGAAACAGATCGCTTACTTCGTATGGAAGAAATTCTTCATAATCGAGTCATTGGTCAAAACGAGGCAGTGGAAGCTGTTTCCAAAGCAATTCGTAGAGCTAGAGCCGGGCTTAAGGATCCAAAACGTCCGATTGGCTCGTTTATTTTCCTTGGACCTACAGGTGTCGGTAAAACAGAACTAGCTAGAGCAGTTGCAGAATCATTATTCGGAGACGAAGATGCGATTATTCGAATCGATATGTCAGAGTATATGGAAAAGCATACAACGTCTCGTCTTGTCGGTTCACCACCGGGATATGTTGGCCATGACGAAGGTGGTCAATTAACGGAAAAAGTTCGTAGAAAGCCATACTCAGTCATCTTGCTTGATGAAGTAGAGAAGGCTCACCCTGAAGTATTTAATATTCTTCTCCAAGTACTTGAAGATGGGTTCTTAACGGACTCAAAAGGGCGCCGTGTCGATTTCCGGAATACAGCGATCATTATGACCTCTAATGTTGGAGCTAGTACGTTACGACAAGCGAAAAGCTTAGGATTTACAGCACAGCGAGATGGTGAAGATTATAAAGATATGAAAGGAAAAGTAATGGGAGAGTTAAAGAAGAGTTTCCGTCCGGAATTCTTAAACAGAATTGATGAAATCATCGTCTTCCATTCACTAGAGAAAGATCATATTAAAGAGATCATTACGTTAATGTCAGATCAGCTGAAAAAGCGTCTCACAGAGCAAGGCATTGATTTTGAGTTAACGCAAGCGGCGAAAGATAAAATTGCAGATGAAGGCTTTGACCCTGAATATGGTGCAAGACCATTACGTCGAGCATTGCAAAAGCAAGTAGAGGACCGTCTCTCTGAAGAGTTATTACGAGGCACAATTTCAAAAGGTCAGAAAGTAATTATTGATGTGAAGGATGAAGAGTTTGTCGTTACTTCGGAAGCGATGACAAGCTAA
- a CDS encoding PIN/TRAM domain-containing protein yields the protein MLRKIIQLFILFVGGTLGFLFIPDLIELLNMGDVPGWLTNAYTGAAIGAIILFLSTFWFVDDIVGFIRLTEETLVKAPVTDLLFGTMGLGIGLIIAFLIGLPLEAVQITVISTILPLFLTLLLGYLGFQVGFKKRDELMNIFPVTTRGNMKDRKRSEVGSEEEDLGSLKILDTSVIIDGRIADICQTGFLEGKLIIPGFVLEELQHIADSSDVLKRNRGRRGLDILNKIQKELSVTVEIYEGDFEEIQEVDSKLVKLAKLLNGYVVTNDFNLNKVCDLQGVAVLNINDLANAVKPVVLPGEEMAVQVIKDGKEQNQGIAYLDDGTMIVVEEGRNYIGKEIEVIVTSVLQTSAGRMIFAKPKLLEKAL from the coding sequence ATGCTTCGAAAAATAATTCAATTATTTATTCTTTTTGTTGGCGGGACGCTAGGTTTTTTATTTATACCAGATCTTATTGAACTACTTAATATGGGTGATGTCCCTGGGTGGTTAACGAATGCGTATACTGGGGCGGCAATAGGTGCAATTATTTTATTTTTATCTACTTTTTGGTTTGTTGATGATATTGTTGGTTTTATACGTTTAACAGAAGAAACACTTGTCAAAGCTCCTGTCACAGACTTGCTATTTGGTACAATGGGACTTGGTATTGGATTAATTATAGCTTTCCTCATTGGTTTACCTTTAGAGGCTGTTCAAATAACAGTGATCAGTACGATATTACCTCTCTTTTTAACATTACTCCTAGGTTATTTAGGTTTCCAAGTAGGCTTTAAAAAACGTGATGAGTTAATGAATATCTTTCCAGTGACAACTAGAGGGAATATGAAGGATCGCAAGAGATCTGAGGTAGGTTCTGAGGAAGAGGACTTAGGTTCACTGAAAATATTAGATACGAGTGTAATCATCGACGGAAGAATTGCGGATATTTGTCAGACGGGCTTTTTAGAAGGGAAGCTAATTATTCCTGGTTTTGTTTTAGAAGAACTTCAGCATATCGCAGACTCTTCTGATGTTTTAAAACGTAATCGAGGACGTAGAGGGTTAGATATCTTAAATAAAATTCAAAAGGAACTTTCAGTGACGGTTGAGATTTATGAAGGGGATTTTGAAGAGATTCAAGAAGTTGATAGTAAGCTTGTGAAATTAGCCAAATTATTAAATGGGTATGTTGTAACAAATGATTTTAACTTAAATAAAGTCTGTGACTTACAAGGTGTTGCAGTATTAAATATTAATGATTTAGCAAATGCAGTAAAACCAGTTGTTCTTCCAGGTGAAGAAATGGCTGTACAAGTGATTAAAGATGGAAAAGAACAGAACCAAGGTATAGCTTATTTAGACGATGGAACCATGATCGTCGTAGAAGAAGGGCGCAATTATATTGGTAAAGAAATAGAAGTCATCGTTACTAGTGTATTACAAACATCTGCTGGTAGAATGATTTTCGCAAAACCGAAATTACTAGAAAAAGCACTATAA
- the radA gene encoding DNA repair protein RadA, giving the protein MAKKKTKYVCQECGYESMKWMGKCPGCQSWNTMVEEFAAVPTEKKRGFVTSPNAKTMKPQPITKIERKEENRYDTHINELNRVLGGGIVPGSLVLVGGDPGIGKSTLLLQVSAEMSKNKKRVLYISGEESVKQTKIRADRLGIASDELYVLAETDVEYIEKAIEEIDPTLVIIDSIQTVYLDNVSSAPGSVSQVRECTAAFMRVAKTKGIAIFIVGHVTKQGSIAGPRLLEHMVDSVLYFEGERHHTYRILRAVKNRFGSTNEIGIFEMKEIGLEEVLNPSEIFLEERSSGAAGSAVVASMEGTRTVLVEIQSLISPTSFGNPRRMATGIDHNRISLLMAVLEKRVGMLLQNSDAYVKVAGGVRLDEPSIDLSIAVAIASSFRNAPTSPTDVIIGEVGLTGEVRRVSRVEQRVLEAEKLGFKRVIIPEKNIGGWSIPQGIDVVGVTTVNEALEVTLGGATSGSPKFEL; this is encoded by the coding sequence ATGGCGAAAAAGAAAACAAAGTATGTTTGCCAAGAGTGCGGATATGAATCGATGAAATGGATGGGGAAGTGTCCAGGGTGCCAAAGTTGGAATACGATGGTAGAGGAGTTTGCAGCTGTACCAACAGAAAAAAAGAGAGGATTTGTTACATCCCCAAATGCTAAAACAATGAAGCCCCAGCCGATAACAAAAATCGAACGAAAAGAAGAAAATCGATATGATACGCATATTAATGAATTAAACCGTGTATTAGGTGGAGGGATCGTTCCAGGTTCTTTAGTCCTGGTTGGAGGGGATCCTGGAATAGGAAAATCCACTCTTCTTTTACAAGTTTCTGCAGAAATGTCTAAAAACAAAAAAAGAGTACTATATATTTCAGGTGAAGAGTCTGTAAAGCAAACAAAGATTCGAGCGGACAGGTTAGGGATAGCAAGCGATGAGCTTTATGTTTTAGCTGAAACAGATGTGGAATATATAGAGAAAGCGATCGAGGAAATTGATCCGACGCTTGTCATTATTGACTCGATTCAGACGGTTTATTTGGACAATGTAAGTAGTGCACCTGGCAGTGTTTCACAAGTTCGTGAATGTACGGCTGCATTTATGAGAGTGGCAAAAACAAAGGGAATTGCTATTTTTATCGTCGGGCATGTTACAAAGCAAGGTTCAATTGCTGGACCTCGCCTTTTAGAGCATATGGTTGATTCTGTCTTATATTTTGAAGGAGAACGTCATCATACATATCGAATTCTACGAGCAGTAAAAAACCGGTTTGGGTCAACCAATGAAATAGGTATATTTGAAATGAAGGAGATAGGGTTAGAAGAGGTACTAAATCCTTCTGAAATTTTCCTTGAAGAACGTTCATCCGGAGCGGCTGGGTCAGCAGTTGTTGCTTCGATGGAAGGTACGAGGACGGTTTTAGTTGAAATTCAATCATTAATTTCACCGACGAGTTTTGGAAACCCTAGAAGAATGGCAACAGGTATCGACCACAACCGGATTTCTTTACTAATGGCTGTTTTGGAAAAACGTGTAGGTATGCTGTTACAAAATTCTGATGCATATGTAAAAGTTGCTGGTGGCGTCCGCCTTGATGAACCATCCATTGACTTATCTATTGCAGTTGCAATTGCATCTAGTTTTCGTAATGCACCAACTTCTCCTACTGATGTAATTATTGGAGAGGTTGGCTTAACAGGAGAAGTAAGACGTGTCTCTAGAGTCGAGCAACGAGTACTAGAAGCAGAGAAACTAGGGTTTAAGCGAGTTATTATACCAGAGAAGAATATCGGTGGGTGGTCAATTCCCCAAGGAATCGATGTCGTCGGTGTAACAACGGTAAACGAAGCTTTAGAAGTGACGTTAGGAGGAGCAACGAGTGGATCACCAAAATTCGAATTATGA
- the ispD gene encoding 2-C-methyl-D-erythritol 4-phosphate cytidylyltransferase — translation MGNYYVVIPAAGQGKRMEAGKNKQFLTIDKDPLLIHTLRVFEGDLLCEGIILVINHEEQDEMEELVEKNNIRKVVKLVPGGKERQNSVYEGLKAVEGDPVVLVHDGARPFVKTAVIKKLVHCVEAGVSATVAVPIKDTVKKVKDGLVAETIDRSSLWAIQTPQAFRRSEILRAHKEADEYHYLGTDDASLMEYVNKPVEIVEGDYENIKITTPEDLLFAEAIIKKRKEDL, via the coding sequence ATGGGGAACTACTACGTTGTCATACCTGCTGCTGGTCAAGGGAAAAGAATGGAAGCAGGGAAAAATAAACAGTTTTTAACGATTGATAAAGATCCTCTCCTTATCCACACATTACGTGTGTTTGAGGGGGATCTTCTTTGTGAAGGCATCATTTTAGTCATTAACCATGAAGAGCAAGATGAAATGGAAGAACTAGTTGAAAAGAATAACATTCGTAAAGTGGTTAAGTTAGTACCTGGTGGTAAAGAAAGGCAAAACAGTGTTTATGAAGGACTAAAAGCAGTAGAAGGTGATCCAGTCGTGTTAGTCCATGATGGAGCACGGCCCTTTGTGAAAACAGCTGTCATTAAAAAGCTTGTACATTGTGTAGAAGCTGGTGTCTCAGCAACAGTAGCGGTACCAATTAAGGATACAGTTAAGAAAGTGAAAGACGGACTCGTTGCAGAAACGATTGACCGTTCTAGCTTGTGGGCAATTCAAACACCACAAGCTTTTCGTCGTTCTGAAATATTGCGCGCACATAAAGAAGCTGATGAGTACCATTATTTAGGTACCGATGATGCAAGTTTAATGGAATATGTAAATAAGCCCGTAGAGATTGTTGAAGGCGATTATGAAAATATTAAGATTACTACACCAGAGGACCTTCTGTTTGCAGAAGCGATTATTAAAAAGAGAAAGGAAGATCTATGA
- the cysS gene encoding cysteine--tRNA ligase encodes MGIQMYNTLSRKKESFKPIEEGKVKMYVCGPTVYNYIHIGNARPAVVFDMVRRYLQYRGFEVKYVSNFTDVDDKIIKAAEEMGEDVTTIAERFIKAYHEDTEALGVQKADEHPRVTGTMPEIISFIERLIEKNYAYESQGDVYFRTRKFDGYGKLSYQSIDDLQAGARIDVGDKKEDPLDFVLWKSAKPGEVNWESPWGKGRPGWHIECSAMVKKYLGDTIDIHAGGQDLSFPHHENEIAQSEALNEQKMANYWLHNGYINIDNEKMSKSIGNFILVHDIIKKFDPEVVRFFIVNAHYRSPINFSDEQLNGAKSALERIKTTYENVSHRRNETANLGEDKEKWMNEIDQHHTRFIEEMDDDFNSANAVAVMFDLVKTANLYLREKHTNKDVLEKFLTQLNDMAFVLGIQLEKEEELLDEDIEALIQERIDARKNRDFARADEIRDELKEKNIILEDTPQGTRWKRGQ; translated from the coding sequence ATGGGCATTCAAATGTATAATACATTATCGAGGAAAAAGGAATCGTTTAAACCAATTGAAGAAGGTAAGGTTAAGATGTATGTGTGTGGACCAACCGTCTACAATTACATTCATATTGGGAATGCAAGGCCGGCAGTTGTGTTTGATATGGTCCGTCGTTATTTGCAATATAGAGGGTTCGAAGTAAAATATGTCTCGAACTTTACCGATGTTGACGACAAAATTATAAAAGCAGCAGAAGAGATGGGCGAGGATGTCACGACAATAGCAGAAAGGTTTATTAAAGCATACCATGAAGATACAGAAGCTTTAGGTGTGCAAAAAGCTGATGAACACCCGCGAGTGACTGGTACAATGCCGGAGATTATCTCATTTATCGAGCGATTAATTGAAAAAAACTATGCTTATGAGTCGCAAGGAGATGTTTATTTCCGTACGAGAAAGTTTGATGGGTACGGCAAGCTTTCTTACCAGTCTATTGATGATTTACAAGCGGGTGCTCGAATCGATGTTGGTGATAAAAAAGAAGATCCATTAGATTTTGTTTTATGGAAAAGTGCTAAACCAGGCGAAGTTAACTGGGAAAGTCCTTGGGGTAAAGGGCGACCAGGCTGGCATATTGAATGTTCTGCCATGGTAAAGAAGTATTTAGGAGATACAATTGATATTCACGCTGGTGGCCAAGACCTTTCCTTCCCACACCATGAAAATGAGATAGCTCAATCTGAAGCGTTAAATGAACAAAAAATGGCCAATTATTGGCTTCATAATGGCTATATCAATATTGATAACGAAAAAATGTCAAAGTCAATAGGGAACTTCATTCTCGTCCATGACATCATAAAGAAGTTTGACCCAGAAGTGGTACGCTTCTTTATTGTAAATGCGCATTATAGAAGTCCTATTAATTTTAGTGATGAGCAGTTAAATGGTGCAAAGAGTGCCTTGGAACGTATTAAAACAACGTATGAAAATGTGAGTCACCGTCGAAATGAAACGGCAAACTTAGGAGAAGATAAAGAGAAGTGGATGAATGAAATTGATCAACACCACACTCGCTTCATTGAGGAAATGGATGATGATTTCAATAGCGCGAATGCAGTAGCAGTGATGTTTGACTTAGTTAAAACAGCAAACCTTTATTTACGTGAAAAGCACACAAATAAAGATGTACTAGAGAAATTTTTAACGCAACTCAATGATATGGCATTTGTGTTAGGCATTCAGTTAGAAAAAGAAGAGGAACTTTTGGATGAAGATATTGAAGCTTTAATTCAAGAACGAATTGATGCTAGGAAGAATCGTGACTTCGCCCGTGCAGACGAGATTCGTGATGAATTAAAAGAGAAAAATATCATTCTTGAAGATACCCCTCAAGGAACACGTTGGAAGAGGGGGCAATGA
- the gltX gene encoding glutamate--tRNA ligase: MTQQVRVRFAPSPTGHLHIGGARSALFNYLFARNQNGKFIVRIEDTDQARNVDTATEKLMESMKWLGIDWDESVDVGGPHEPYKSMDRLDIYKQYINQLIDEGKAYYCYMSAEELEAEREAQRARGETPKYSGRDRNLTKEQREAYEEEGRKPVVRFRVPEDKPVVVDDIVRGEVTFEADGIGDFVIARTDGVPTYNFAVVIDDRLMEISHVIRGEEHLSNSPRQVLIYEAFGWKTPRFAHASLILNEDRQKMSKRDESIIQFVEQYRDLGYLPEAIVNFIALLGWSPGGEEEILTQEQLIEQFSLERVIKAPAVFDTKKLAWMNNQYMKAADVDRVVDLALPHLIKAGRLSEELSDAEREWAHKLIALHQEKMSFGAEIVELTELFFKTEIDYNEDAKQVLEEEQVPEVLDVFKEKIASLEEFKADQIKSSMKEVQKETGHKGKKLFMPIRVATTGQQHGPDLPQAIELLGKEVVITRLEKVLNQ, from the coding sequence ATGACTCAACAAGTACGTGTTAGATTTGCTCCAAGTCCAACGGGACATTTGCATATTGGGGGAGCTCGCTCTGCATTATTTAACTATTTATTTGCTCGTAACCAAAATGGAAAATTCATTGTAAGAATTGAAGATACAGACCAAGCGAGAAATGTAGATACAGCTACGGAGAAGCTGATGGAAAGTATGAAATGGCTTGGTATCGACTGGGATGAAAGTGTAGATGTAGGTGGGCCGCACGAGCCATACAAGAGTATGGACCGTCTTGATATTTATAAGCAGTATATTAATCAGTTAATTGATGAAGGGAAAGCTTACTACTGCTACATGTCAGCAGAAGAGTTAGAAGCTGAGCGGGAAGCGCAACGCGCTCGAGGAGAAACGCCAAAATATAGTGGGCGTGATCGTAATTTAACAAAAGAGCAACGTGAAGCATATGAAGAAGAAGGAAGAAAACCTGTTGTACGTTTCCGTGTTCCAGAAGATAAGCCAGTTGTTGTTGATGATATTGTTCGTGGGGAAGTTACTTTCGAAGCCGATGGGATTGGCGATTTTGTCATCGCTCGTACTGATGGTGTACCAACGTACAATTTTGCGGTAGTTATTGACGACCGCTTAATGGAAATCTCCCATGTCATTCGTGGTGAAGAGCACTTATCTAACTCACCAAGGCAAGTACTAATCTATGAAGCGTTCGGGTGGAAAACACCAAGGTTTGCTCATGCTTCATTAATTTTAAATGAAGACCGTCAAAAAATGAGTAAGCGAGATGAGTCAATTATACAATTCGTTGAACAATACCGGGATTTAGGCTACTTACCTGAAGCAATTGTAAACTTTATCGCACTTTTAGGTTGGTCCCCTGGTGGAGAAGAAGAAATTTTAACACAAGAACAACTAATTGAGCAGTTTAGCCTAGAGCGAGTCATTAAAGCCCCTGCAGTTTTTGATACGAAAAAGTTAGCATGGATGAATAACCAATATATGAAGGCAGCAGATGTTGATCGTGTTGTAGATCTTGCTCTACCTCATTTAATTAAAGCAGGAAGGCTTTCAGAAGAACTATCAGATGCTGAACGTGAGTGGGCACACAAACTGATTGCACTCCATCAAGAGAAAATGAGTTTTGGTGCAGAGATTGTAGAGTTAACAGAGTTGTTCTTTAAGACTGAAATCGATTATAATGAAGATGCAAAACAAGTTTTAGAAGAAGAACAAGTACCAGAAGTTCTCGATGTATTTAAAGAGAAGATCGCTTCTCTTGAAGAATTTAAAGCGGATCAAATAAAATCGTCAATGAAGGAAGTACAAAAAGAAACGGGTCATAAAGGTAAGAAACTCTTTATGCCTATCCGAGTTGCGACAACGGGTCAGCAACACGGTCCTGACCTTCCTCAAGCGATTGAGTTATTAGGTAAAGAAGTTGTGATTACGAGGTTAGAAAAAGTATTAAATCAATAA